A genome region from Glycine max cultivar Williams 82 chromosome 5, Glycine_max_v4.0, whole genome shotgun sequence includes the following:
- the ADH1 gene encoding arogenate dehydrogenase 1, chloroplastic-like gives MAVSTFQAAPPKPTLGSSLLSRRMKHVPFSLSFFSAPKTISSYRPILRIRAIDAAQPFDYESRMAQQFHDSQKLKIAIVGFGNFGQFLAQTLVRQGHTVLAHSRSDHSLAAQQLGVTFFPNPHDLCEEHPEVILLCSSIISTQRVLLTLPLQRLKRSTLFVDVLSVKEFPKNLLLHALPSDFDVLCTHPMFGPQSAPRAWTGLPFVYEKVRIGSDEHRIARCEKFLGIFAREGCRMVEMSCADHDKFAAGSQFITHTVGRVLEMLTVESTPINTKGYESLLNLVENTSGDSFDLFYGLFMYNKNSLEMLERLDFAFEDLRKQLMGRLHDVVREQLFDNAGMGKVQSLPDEYVHQLLLKNGQNGSAAPVLSLPSNDLRSSDVVKLYNYKSNDANQSDDKTKLKIAIVGFGNFGQFLAKTFVRHGHQVLAYSRSDYSHVAQELGVSYFNNIDDLCEQHPEVILLCTSILSTEKVLKSLPVQRLKRSTLFVDVLSVKEFPRNLFLHHLPHNFDILCTHPMFGPESGKNGWNGLAFVYDKVRIGIDESRTSRCDQFLDIFASEGCRMVEMSCAEHDWHAAGSQFITHTTGRFLEKLELEGTPIDTKGYETLLSLVENTAGDSFDLYYGLFLYNINAMEQLERFDLAFESVKKELFDRLHGFYRQQVFKHEEKLHDLPERPMLSKISEDK, from the exons ATGGCTGTTTCCACCTTTCAGGCGGCGCCACCGAAACCCACATTGGGTTCCAGTCTTCTTAGCCGTCGTATGAAACACGTTCCCTTCTCCTTGTCATTTTTCTCCGCTCCTAAGACCATCTCTTCTTACAGACCCATCCTACGCATTCGCGCCATCGACGCGGCCCAGCCCTTCGACTACGAGTCCAGAATGGCCCAACAGTTCCACGACTCCCAGAAGCTGAAGATCGCCATCGTGGGCTTCGGCAACTTCGGGCAGTTCCTGGCCCAAACCCTCGTCCGCCAGGGCCACACCGTCCTGGCCCACTCCCGCTCCGACCACTCCCTCGCGGCCCAACAACTCGGCGTCACCTTCTTCCCAAACCCCCACGATCTCTGCGAGGAACACCCCGAAGTGATTCTCTTATGCTCCTCCATCATCTCCACCCAGCGCGTGCTCCTCACTCTCCCCCTCCAGCGCTTAAAACGCAGCACACTCTTCGTCGACGTGCTTTCCGTCAAAGAGTTCCCCAAAAACCTCCTTCTCCACGCGCTCCCCTCCGATTTCGATGTTCTCTGCACCCACCCCATGTTCGGCCCACAGAGCGCCCCCCGCGCTTGGACCGGCCTCCCCTTCGTCTACGAGAAGGTCCGAATCGGCTCCGACGAGCACCGAATCGCCCGCTGCGAGAAATTCCTCGGCATTTTCGCGAGGGAGGGGTGCAGGATGGTGGAGATGAGCTGCGCCGACCACGATAAGTTCGCTGCCGGGTCGCAGTTCATAACTCACACCGTTGGTAGGGTTTTGGAGATGCTTACGGTGGAGTCAACTCCGATTAACACGAAAGGTTACGAGTCGTTGTTGAATTTGGTGGAGAACACTTCCGGGGACAGTTTTGATCTCTTCTATGGGTTGTTTATGTATAATAAGAACTCGCTGGAGATGCTGGAGAGGTTGGATTTCGCCTTCGAGGACTTGAGGAAACAGCTCATGGGGCGTTTGCATGATGTTGTTAGAGAGCAGTTGTTTGATAATGCTGGAATGGGAAAGGTGCAGAGTTTGCCTGATGAATATGTCCATCAACTGCTGCTCAAGAATGGTCAAAATGGTTCTGCTGCACCTGTGCTATCACTGCCCTCCAATGATCTGag ATCCAGTGATGTTGTTAAACTCTACAACTACAAGTCAAATGATGCAAACCAGTCTGATGACAAAACCAAGCTCAAGATTGCAATTGTTGGTTTTGGCAACTTCGGACAGTTTCTTGCAAAAACTTTTGTGCGTCATGGTCATCAAGTGTTGGCATACTCTAGATCAGATTACTCTCACGTGGCTCAAGAATTGGGGGTTTCATATTTCAATAACATTGACGATCTTTGTGAACAACATCCAGAAGTGATTTTACTTTGCACTTCAATCCTTTCCACAGAAAAAGTTCTTAAATCATTGCCCGTGCAAAGATTGAAGAGAAGTACTTTGTTTGTGGATGTACTTTCTGTCAAGGAATTTCCTAGAAACTTGTTTCTTCATCATTTGCCACATAATTTTGATATTCTCTGCACTCATCCTATGTTTGGGCCAGAGAGTGGAAAAAATGGGTGGAATGGTCTTGCTTTTGTTTATGATAAAGTTAGAATAGGAATAGATGAATCAAGAACATCACGGTGTGATCAGTTTCTTGACATTTTTGCTAGTGAAGGGTGCCGAATGGTTGAAATGTCATGTGCTGAACATGATTGGCATGCAGCTGGATCACAATTTATCACGCATACTACCGGaagatttttagaaaaactgGAGTTGGAGGGAACGCCAATTGACACAAAGGGCTATGAGACTTTGTTGAGTTTGGTGGAAAATACTGCTGGAGATAGTTTTGATCTATACTATGGTTTGTTCTTGTATAATATAAATGCCATGGAGCAACTAGAAAGATTTGATCTGGCTTTTGAGTCTGTGAAGAAGGAGCTTTTTGATCGTCTGCATGGCTTCTACCGACAGCAAgtatttaaacatgaagaaaaACTCCATGATTTGCCAGAGAGGCCTATGTTGTCTAAGATATCTGAAGATAAATAA